The following DNA comes from Dehalococcoidia bacterium.
GGGAACTGCCGCCATCGGGGGACGGCCTTGAAGGGGGGAACGGTCTGCGGGGATTGGTTCGGCAACCATCAGGCGTTTCTCTCCCCGCCCTACACTAATTTCGAGACTTCGATTGTCTCACCTTAGGTTGGCAGAGAGGGGAGAGGCGACGTGCCCGTGCGCAGCTCCGGGATGTCCCACTCAAGGGGAGCGAATGACACAGTGTTCGTGCGGACTTGAAGTCGCAGCAGATCCGAAGATTGCTCGATCAGATCCGAAATGATGGTCAACGGGCGCGATTCCAGGCTCGGTCGGTACTGGATTATGAGTTCAAGCGCCCGGCGATGCTTCTGGTAGATACGTCGACAAAGGTCACCGATCTCAGAGTCGTTCACAATGTATCTCCGAAGCATTCGCGTATAGTGACGAAGCGATGTCTGCACGTCTGCGCCAAGAGACGCCGCTCGGCTCTCCAGCAAGGCTTCAATGAGGTTGATGACGAGGGCATAGTCACCCGGTAGATACGCCCGATGTTTCGGCGCTGCGCCGTCCGGGGTCAGGTAGATTCCGAGTTGCGTCCAGCCGGGATGTTGCGCCGCGATGGCCTTCCAATAGCGATCGAGCTGGTCGTCGTGCTCGCCGCTGTCGATCTTGTTCTCGATGATCACGGCGAGCTTGTGCGTTTCGTCCAGCAGCAGGATGTCGATTCTCTGCCACTCGCGCAGCACCAGCAGGCCGTCGAGGCTCCAGAGGTCCAGCTCGATCGGGCTGATCGGCAGTTGGGCGCCGCCGGCTCCTTGCAGCACGCGCTGCAGGAAGCGCTTCACGAAGGTGTCGCCGAGGCCATGCGTCTGGCGCGGGTCGAGCAGGAAGGCGAGGAAGTCGGAGTGGCGCGCCTCCTGCCGCGTCCAGCCGGCGGCCTCGAAGATGTTGAACTCGTCCAGCAGCACCTCCAGCCACTCGAGGTCCGGATTGTCGATCACCAGCGCTTCGAGCGCGCGGCGATCGGCGGCCTCGTCGCCGGCAGCGGGTTCTGCTCCCGCGTCAAAAGCCATCTTGGCCCGTCGCACGGAGGATATTTTGCTGGTTGATTACGGCCGGCTGTCGGCCTGGCCGGGGCGGCGCCGGCCGCCGTGGCCGAACTTCGGCTCGGTGCCGGCGCGCAGCCGCTGGATGTTGTCCCGGTGCAGCACCACGATCATCGTCGCGGCCACCACGCCGAAGACGCCGTAGGCGTGCGGCACGCGCAGCTCAGGCGGCACGCGGTCGAGGAAGGCGAGCGC
Coding sequences within:
- a CDS encoding PD-(D/E)XK nuclease family protein encodes the protein MAFDAGAEPAAGDEAADRRALEALVIDNPDLEWLEVLLDEFNIFEAAGWTRQEARHSDFLAFLLDPRQTHGLGDTFVKRFLQRVLQGAGGAQLPISPIELDLWSLDGLLVLREWQRIDILLLDETHKLAVIIENKIDSGEHDDQLDRYWKAIAAQHPGWTQLGIYLTPDGAAPKHRAYLPGDYALVINLIEALLESRAASLGADVQTSLRHYTRMLRRYIVNDSEIGDLCRRIYQKHRRALELIIQYRPSLESRPLTIISDLIEQSSDLLRLQVRTNTVSFAPLEWDIPELRTGTSPLPSLPT